A single Candoia aspera isolate rCanAsp1 chromosome 9, rCanAsp1.hap2, whole genome shotgun sequence DNA region contains:
- the LOC134502907 gene encoding basic salivary proline-rich protein 3-like, protein MIRGHVLVRFPLHFLHHPPTHPPTQGSPRPTAPHHTPQSRHDHQGPARAAVPSRARRSGGSPLRRPLPGQPRCRGPGARKTPGPPPLAASRSRREPPKPRCRGSSGTAETLRPPLHAVEAAASPGSGPLSSPHQPAGRRVPGDLPTPAAARRSPPVQAPKSRRGRPTNPSPGYLN, encoded by the coding sequence atgataAGGGGCCATGTTTTGGTAAGGTTCCCCCTACATTTTCtacatcacccacccacccacccacccacccaagggAGCCCCAGGCCCACCGCTCCTCACCACACGCCGCAGAGTCGCCACGACCACCAAGGCCCGGCCCGGGCGGCCGTCCCATCCAGGGCTCGTCGCTCTGGCGGCTCGCCACTCCGCCGACCGCTGCCAGGCCAGCCTCGCTGCCGAGGCCCAGGGGCCAGAAAAACACCAGGCCCGCCGCCCCTCGCCGCAAGCCGCAGTCGTCGTGAGCCCCCCAAGCCCCGTTGCCGAGGCTCGTCCGGAACCGCGGAGACGCTCAGGCCACCCCTCCACGCCGTCGAGGCCGCCGCGTCGCCCGGCTCCGGCCCGCTCAGCTCGCCGCACCAGCCCGCGGGCCGCAGAGTCCCCGGGGACCTCCCGACGCCCGCCGCAGCCCGCCGCTCACCGCCAGTCCAGGCACCCAAGTCCAGGCGGGGAAGACCGACGAATCCAAGCCCGGGCTACTTAAATTAA